A stretch of DNA from Rheinheimera sp. MMS21-TC3:
CCAGGCTCATATAAAGAATTTGCCAAAATTACGACAATACAAGAAGCTGAAGGTACACCAACAGCTGAAGAAATGATTAAAGATTTAGTGAAAGGACACGAAGCTATTGCAAAAACTAGCCGTAATATCGTGCCTATAGCTGGTAATGCTTCTGATGAGGTTACCTTAGATATTTTAACTCAGCGCATGACAGTACATGAAAAAACAGCATGGATGTTACGCAGCATGGTAACTACTAATTAAGTATTTAGGCTTAATGATTAACGCAATAAGACATAGCAAATTAGGTTAATTTGTGTAGAGTGTAAAAGATAAAGTCGGATTTATAGCCGACTTTATCTTTATTTGTTATAAATCTATAGAAGTACTAATAAAAAAACGGTAAAACAAGTAAAATTAATTTAAGTAGTATAATTTGAGTTAGCGTTAGTAAAACCTAACTAGGGAGTCTTCATTTAATGAAAGCCTTGCAATACGCTCAAAATGTAGCTGATTTATTTGCATTGCCTGATGGCTATTTAAGAGTTAAGGAATTGATGGACTCTGAAGTTGCTAGTTTAGATGATATAGCTGAAGCAATTGCTCTTGACCCAGTGTTAACGGCTAAATTGCTAAAACTTGCTAACAGCGCTCTGTACAATTTGTCATTTCAAGTTGAATCTATAAATAAAGCATTATTAGTACTTGGCAGAAATCAAGTTTATAACTTAGTGCTTAGCATTGGTATAGGGTCTGCTTGTTCTAAGCTAGATACTTCAGTAATTGATTTAGAACGCTTTTGGGAACAAAGTATTAATGCAGCATTAATTGCTAAATACTTGGCTGAATGTGTTGGCGATAAACCAACAGATCGTTTTTATGTTGCTGGGTTACTGCACAATATAGGCGAATTAGTTGTCTTGCAAAATGCGCCAGAACTTGCCTTACGCTGCCAAGCTTATGACTCAGTACATATGCCTTGGAAGCTACAATTAGATGAGCTTGGCTTTACATACGCCGAATGTGGTGCTGAATTACTGAATCTTTGGCAAATACCCGATACTATAGTTGGGCCTATAGCATTACAAAATAGTGTTAAGTTTGATCATAAAAACATGTCTCAGTTAATTGTCTACTTAGCGGTAAAATTAGCTTTAGCCAATCAGCATCCTGAGCTGTATCAAACCAAGCATCTAATTGATCCTTTTGTACTTGAATTACTTAACTTAAGTCAGTTAGATATCCTTAAAGCAATTGATTTTTGTAATACTGAAGGCCTATTTTTGCTATCGGTACTTAACCCAAGGATTAGCACTATCTACTAAAATTTTAGCTAGAAACAATGCTAGTTGTTTCTAGCTGTTACTGTGGGAAATGTTCATGAACCCTTCTAAACGTCAATCTTCTTTGTATACAGCTTATTCCGGCTCAGCTCTACTTGAAACACCGCTATTAAATAAAGGCAATGCTTTTAGTGCAGAAGAGAGACAAGCTTTTAACTTAACAGGCTTATTGCCACCTCGTTTTGAGACGATAGAAGAGCAAGTTGACCGTGCCTATATGCAATATTTAAGTTTTGATGAAGCAATAAATAAGCATATATATTTACGAGCCATTCAAGATAACAACGAAACTTTATTTTATCGATTATTACAACGTCATTTAGATGAAATGATCCCCATTATTTATACACCAACCGTTGGCGATGCTTGTGAGCAGTTTTCTGACATTTACCGCAGTGCCCGTGGTTTATTTGTTAGTTATGAAGACAGACACCAACTAGATGATGTGTTACGTAATGCCACTAAGCGTAAAGTTAAAGTGATAGTAGTTACTGATGGTGAGCGAGTACTAGGCCTTGGCGATCAAGGTATTGGCGGCATGGGTATTTCTATTGGTAAATTATCGTTATACACCGCTTGTGGCGGTATTAGCCCCGCTTATACCTTACCGGTAATGCTTGATGTGGGTACCGATAACCAACAGCTTTTAGATGATCCTATGTATATGGGACTGCGGCAAAAGCGTATTCGCGGTGAGCAATATAATGAATTTGTTGATTTATTTATCACAGCAGTAAAGCGACGTTGGCCTGAAGCAATAATTCAATTTGAAGACTTTGCCCAACCTAATGCAATGCCATTATTAACGAGGTACCGTGATAAAGTCTGTTGTTTTAATGATGATATTCAAGGTACTGCAGCAGTTAGTGTGGGTACTTTGCTAGCTGCCTGTCGTAGTAAAGGGGTTAAGTTATCGGCACAAAAAGTAGCATTTGTCGGTGCAGGCTCTGCAGGCTGTGGTAT
This window harbors:
- a CDS encoding Dps family protein, whose protein sequence is MQVNIGITQEQRKSIAEGLAVLLADSYTLYLKTHNYHWNVTGPMFQSLHTLFEGQYQELAVAVDDIAERIRALGEFAPGSYKEFAKITTIQEAEGTPTAEEMIKDLVKGHEAIAKTSRNIVPIAGNASDEVTLDILTQRMTVHEKTAWMLRSMVTTN
- a CDS encoding HDOD domain-containing protein — protein: MKALQYAQNVADLFALPDGYLRVKELMDSEVASLDDIAEAIALDPVLTAKLLKLANSALYNLSFQVESINKALLVLGRNQVYNLVLSIGIGSACSKLDTSVIDLERFWEQSINAALIAKYLAECVGDKPTDRFYVAGLLHNIGELVVLQNAPELALRCQAYDSVHMPWKLQLDELGFTYAECGAELLNLWQIPDTIVGPIALQNSVKFDHKNMSQLIVYLAVKLALANQHPELYQTKHLIDPFVLELLNLSQLDILKAIDFCNTEGLFLLSVLNPRISTIY
- a CDS encoding NAD-dependent malic enzyme encodes the protein MNPSKRQSSLYTAYSGSALLETPLLNKGNAFSAEERQAFNLTGLLPPRFETIEEQVDRAYMQYLSFDEAINKHIYLRAIQDNNETLFYRLLQRHLDEMIPIIYTPTVGDACEQFSDIYRSARGLFVSYEDRHQLDDVLRNATKRKVKVIVVTDGERVLGLGDQGIGGMGISIGKLSLYTACGGISPAYTLPVMLDVGTDNQQLLDDPMYMGLRQKRIRGEQYNEFVDLFITAVKRRWPEAIIQFEDFAQPNAMPLLTRYRDKVCCFNDDIQGTAAVSVGTLLAACRSKGVKLSAQKVAFVGAGSAGCGIAEQVISQMVAEGLSEAQARKQVFMIDRLGLLTETTPELRDFQQVLVQRSEDIADWNFSGDFPNLLDVMHCAKPSILIGVSGQAGLFTEQVIRAMKKGCDMPIVFPLSNPSKQVEATPEQVIEWTDGDVIIATGSPFAPVMYNNKQYLIAQCNNSYIFPGIGLGVIAVKARLISDEMLRAASKTLAGASPLANTGEGGLLPPFTELAELSKLIAFNVAKVAQQQGLALDIEDELLKQRIEDNFWHPEYRHYKRVSA